The proteins below come from a single Tigriopus californicus strain San Diego chromosome 3, Tcal_SD_v2.1, whole genome shotgun sequence genomic window:
- the LOC131878332 gene encoding transmembrane protein 41B-like has product MEVHADSEVLPAQDSRSDVQDDDEEEQEEEEEDVLQVYETKGYLLRTKTALTLLAVIFFGSFASLIAIYMTYPSFTEEESQYLQFPTDFDKAKKLGLVLSNYKDKYYYQVLGGVILTYTFVMSFGIPGGMLMSLVSGFLFSFPLALLLSCCCCTVGATLCYLLGYLLGRNLLLRFMPHRLAQWSKAVQNHRHNLFFYILFLRITPIVPNWFVNVTSSVIGVPLYMLSVGTFIGVVPPCCVWIQAGTTLQHLSTASEVISLEAVGVIVVLALMSVVPVLIRERNKIANFCQTCPSRLKSSRCGKCCGRSNAITEEQEVVVEETKPTIIITSD; this is encoded by the exons ATGGAGGTCCATGCTGATAGTGAAGTGCTTCCCGCTCAAGATTCACGGAGTGATGtgcaagatgatgatgaagaagaacaggaagaggaggaagaagacgtTTTGCAGGTGTATGAGACCAAAGGCTATCTGTTGAGGACTAAGACGGCCCTGACCTTGCTGGCTGTCATCTTCTTTGGCTCATTTGCCTCGCTTATCGCCATCTACATGACTTATCCCAGCTTTACAGA GGAGGAGTCGCAATATCTACAATTTCCAACGGATTTCGATAAAGCGAAGAAACTTGGGCTTGTTCTGTCAAATTATAAGGATAAATACTATTACCAG GTATTAGGTGGAGTTATTTTAACCTACACCTTCGTCATGAGCTTCGGTATTCCTGGAGGGATGTTGATGTCGTTGGTGTCCggattccttttttcatttcccttGGCTTTACTTTTG agttgctgttgttgcaCTGTTGGAGCCACTCTTTGTTATTTGTTGGGCTACTTATTAGGGAGGAACCTTTTACTCCGGTTCATGCCTCATCGACTTGCTCAATGGTCCAAAGCCGTCCAAAACCATCGTCACAACCTATTCTTCTACATCTTATTCCTCAG GATCACGCCAATCGTGCCGAACTGGTTTGTCAATGTGACCTCATCGGTGATTGGAGTGCCGTTGTACATGTTGTCGGTTGGAACTTTCATCGGCGTTGTCCCACCCTGTTGCGTCTGGATACAG GCCGGAACAACGTTGCAGCATTTGAGTACGGCGTCAGAAGTGATTTCCTTGGAGGCAGTGGGCGTGATTGTAGTCCTCGCCTTGATGAGTGTTGTACCAGTACTGATCCGAGAGAG GAACAAGATCGCCAATTTTTGTCAAACCTGCCCCAGTCGATTGAAATCTTCACGGTGCGGAAAGTGTTGTGGGAGATCGAATGCGATCACAGAGGAGCAAGAAGTCGTG gTCGAGGAAACGAAGCCGACAATCATCATCACTTCTGATTAA
- the LOC131878338 gene encoding uncharacterized protein LOC131878338 isoform X1 yields MECSRRLFLKKCGCQPYFYPIRGKDMKVCGIHDVDCSFDASKMAQMLAFPSSSVQIELNELGLLCSCPSSCNEVIYSIETSSAPFPSEMAYQSSETIQQTVAKGKGKVDLRFLQGDLVGARFLQKRIHHPVQTRYIVRYQRLYLQYRWTNGPFYGILVVECHQDCLLVLGAMVHPCFQAEGTSDQEHTSNASHCQQTRIRHFVSAFKSGHKTGF; encoded by the exons ATGGAATGCTCTCGGAGACTCTTTCTCAAGAAATGCGGCTGCCAACCGTATTTTTACCCAA TCCGAGGTAAAGACATGAAGGTGTGTGGTATTCACGACGTGGATTGCTCTTTCGATGCCTCGAAAATGGCACAAATGTTGGCCTTCCCGTCATCATCAGTCCAAATCGAGCTCAACGAATTGGGCCTGTTATGCTCCTGTCCTTCGA GTTGCAATGAGGTGATCTACTCTATCGAAACATCCTCAGCCCCTTTTCCAAGCGAAATGGCATACCAAAGCAGCGAAACGATTCAACAAACCGTCgccaaaggcaaaggcaaagTGGACCTTCGATTCTTACA AGGAGACCTCGTTGGTGCacgttttcttcaaaaacgaATTCATCATCCAGTACAAACGAGATACATTGTACGGTATCAAAGACTTTATCT CCAATATCGGTGGACTAATGGGCCTTTTTATGGGATTCTCGTTGTTGAGTGCCATCAAGATTGTCTACTGGTTCTTGGTGCGATGGTTCATCCTTGTTTTCAGGCGGAAGGAACCTCAGACCAGGAGCACACATCAAATGCATCTCACTGCCAACAAACCAGAATCCGCCATTTCGTGTCTGCATTCAAATCTGGCCATAAAACAGGCTTTTGA
- the LOC131878329 gene encoding transmembrane protein 41B-like isoform X2 has translation MASSVANPLTTPGPGGSGSAALSPSASPKSTASSTAPILSNSARSPPNPPTELKTRTALLLIGLIFVVATAALALVYLSFPDLDPDEAEHVKFPKDIEDAKKLGLVLSHYKDRYFFQVLGGVLVTYLFLQTFAIPGSIFLSIVSGFLFPFPVALLVICFCSATGASFCYLLSYLVGRRLVKTYLPERAASWSEKVQHHQSNLLSYIIFLRITPFLPNWFINIVSPVIDVPLGPFWFGTFVGVAPPSFVAIQAGTTLQQMTSTAEALTFQSVALLVVFALLSIVPVIFRDSVSHFLPMSSELSRLSSVKVE, from the exons ATGGCCAGTTCAGTTGCCAACCCGTTGACTACACCCGGCCCGGGGGGCTCGGGCTCAGCTGCCTTGTCGCCCAGCGCCAGTCCTAAGAGTACAGCGTCGTCCACGGCGCCCATCCTGAGCAACAGTGCCCGTAGTCCGCCTAATCCACCTACCGAGTTGAAGACCCGCACGGCTTTGTTACTCATCGGACTGATCTTCGTGGTGGCCACGGCGGCCCTGGCCTTGGTCTACCTCTCCTTTCCGGATTTAGACCC GGATGAGGCCGAACACGTCAAATTCCCTAAAGACATTGAAGATGCCAAGAAGTTGGGCTTGGTCCTATCTCATTACAAGGACCGATATTTCTTTCAG GTGTTAGGAGGTGTATTGGTGACGTATTTGTTCCTGCAAACCTTTGCCATTCCCGGCTCGATTTTTCTATCGATTGTGTCGGGCTTTCTGTTCCCTTTCCCTGTGGCTTTACTAGTG ATATGTTTCTGCTCGGCGACGGGCGCCTCATTTTGTTATTTATTGAGTTATTTGGTGGGTCGACGACTAGTCAAGACCTATTTACCGGAGCGTGCAGCTTCATGGTCCGAAAAAGTCCAGCATCACCAGAGCAATCTTCTAAGTTACATCATCTTTCTCAG AATCACTCCCTTCCTGCCAAATTGGTTCATCAATATTGTCTCTCCGGTGATCGACGTTCCTTTGGGTCCATTTTGGTTCGGAACATTCGTGGGTGTGGCACCGCCTTCTTTCGTGGCCATTCAG GCCGGAACGACCCTTCAGCAAATGACTTCCACAGCTGAGGCCTTGACATTCCAGTCAGTGGCCTTGTTGGTCGTGTTCGCTCTCTTGAGCATCGTCCCCGTCATCTTCAGGGATAG CGTGTCTCACTTCCTCCCAATGAGCTCGGAGCTTTCTCGGCTCTCCTCCGTTAAAGTAGAGTAA
- the LOC131878336 gene encoding probable glucosamine 6-phosphate N-acetyltransferase isoform X2 has protein sequence MAEVNNNAKKSSDLVIVDEDELNQEVQTNGFVPEAKESFLYDNALIESLSFDHLTCFNPKISPAQPGMNLRVRSLGSGDYERGFLDLLAQLTKVGEISKSDFLKRFNAMKSCQGTYHVTVIEDTTTQEIIGAATLVIEQKFIRGCAKKGIIEEVVVSDRYRGRQLGKLIVATLIEMGKALGCYKVTLNCTDQMIKFYCSLGFTQEEGNANFLQIRM, from the exons AGCGACCTTGTGATCGTGGACGAGGATGAACTGAATCAAGAGGTCCAAACCAACGGGTTCGTCCCAGAAGCAAAGGAGTCATTTCTGTACGATAATGCTCTCATAGAATCCTTGTCCTTCGACCATTTGACTTGTTTTAATCCCAAAATAAGTCCAGCTCAACCGGGAATGAATCTGAGGGTTCGCTCTTTAGGCTCGGGAGATTACGAGCGAG GATTCCTCGATCTTCTGGCACAACTTACCAAAGTGGGTGAAATCTCCAAGTCCGACTTTTTAA AACGCTTTAATGCCATGAAAAGTTGCCAAGGCACGTATCATGTCACTGTGATTGAGGACACTACCACACAAGAGATCATTGGAGCGGCTACTttggtcattgagcagaaattcatTCGGGGATGTGCCAAA aaagggattattgaagAAGTTGTGGTATCAGATCGATATCGAGGTCGTCAATTGGGGAAATT GATTGTGGCAACCTTGATCGAGATGGGAAAGGCCCTGGGATGTTACAAAGTGACTTTGAATTGTACAGACCAAATGATCAAGTTTTATTGCTCCTTGGGTTTCACGCAAGAAGAAGGCAATGcaaatttccttcaaattcGGATGTGA
- the LOC131878329 gene encoding transmembrane protein 41B-like isoform X3, translating to MASSVANPLTTPGPGGSGSAALSPSASPKSTASSTAPILSNSARSPPNPPTELKTRTALLLIGLIFVVATAALALVYLSFPDLDPDEAEHVKFPKDIEDAKKLGLVLSHYKDRYFFQVLGGVLVTYLFLQTFAIPGSIFLSIVSGFLFPFPVALLVICFCSATGASFCYLLSYLVGRRLVKTYLPERAASWSEKVQHHQSNLLSYIIFLRITPFLPNWFINIVSPVIDVPLGPFWFGTFVGVAPPSFVAIQAGTTLQQMTSTAEALTFQSVALLVVFALLSIVPVIFRDRMKSKFD from the exons ATGGCCAGTTCAGTTGCCAACCCGTTGACTACACCCGGCCCGGGGGGCTCGGGCTCAGCTGCCTTGTCGCCCAGCGCCAGTCCTAAGAGTACAGCGTCGTCCACGGCGCCCATCCTGAGCAACAGTGCCCGTAGTCCGCCTAATCCACCTACCGAGTTGAAGACCCGCACGGCTTTGTTACTCATCGGACTGATCTTCGTGGTGGCCACGGCGGCCCTGGCCTTGGTCTACCTCTCCTTTCCGGATTTAGACCC GGATGAGGCCGAACACGTCAAATTCCCTAAAGACATTGAAGATGCCAAGAAGTTGGGCTTGGTCCTATCTCATTACAAGGACCGATATTTCTTTCAG GTGTTAGGAGGTGTATTGGTGACGTATTTGTTCCTGCAAACCTTTGCCATTCCCGGCTCGATTTTTCTATCGATTGTGTCGGGCTTTCTGTTCCCTTTCCCTGTGGCTTTACTAGTG ATATGTTTCTGCTCGGCGACGGGCGCCTCATTTTGTTATTTATTGAGTTATTTGGTGGGTCGACGACTAGTCAAGACCTATTTACCGGAGCGTGCAGCTTCATGGTCCGAAAAAGTCCAGCATCACCAGAGCAATCTTCTAAGTTACATCATCTTTCTCAG AATCACTCCCTTCCTGCCAAATTGGTTCATCAATATTGTCTCTCCGGTGATCGACGTTCCTTTGGGTCCATTTTGGTTCGGAACATTCGTGGGTGTGGCACCGCCTTCTTTCGTGGCCATTCAG GCCGGAACGACCCTTCAGCAAATGACTTCCACAGCTGAGGCCTTGACATTCCAGTCAGTGGCCTTGTTGGTCGTGTTCGCTCTCTTGAGCATCGTCCCCGTCATCTTCAGGGATAG AATGAAGTCCAAGTTCGATTAG
- the LOC131878329 gene encoding transmembrane protein 41B-like isoform X1 — MASSVANPLTTPGPGGSGSAALSPSASPKSTASSTAPILSNSARSPPNPPTELKTRTALLLIGLIFVVATAALALVYLSFPDLDPDEAEHVKFPKDIEDAKKLGLVLSHYKDRYFFQVLGGVLVTYLFLQTFAIPGSIFLSIVSGFLFPFPVALLVICFCSATGASFCYLLSYLVGRRLVKTYLPERAASWSEKVQHHQSNLLSYIIFLRITPFLPNWFINIVSPVIDVPLGPFWFGTFVGVAPPSFVAIQAGTTLQQMTSTAEALTFQSVALLVVFALLSIVPVIFRDRKKIRAFFVMGYAHCQKLTMTRSSCCWGSHPHAHGTPESTPSSPLAFPSSQVSQPTISLSIPPCPESEDNSQFCQNEVQVRLEDDEIPYDMKHSVLS; from the exons ATGGCCAGTTCAGTTGCCAACCCGTTGACTACACCCGGCCCGGGGGGCTCGGGCTCAGCTGCCTTGTCGCCCAGCGCCAGTCCTAAGAGTACAGCGTCGTCCACGGCGCCCATCCTGAGCAACAGTGCCCGTAGTCCGCCTAATCCACCTACCGAGTTGAAGACCCGCACGGCTTTGTTACTCATCGGACTGATCTTCGTGGTGGCCACGGCGGCCCTGGCCTTGGTCTACCTCTCCTTTCCGGATTTAGACCC GGATGAGGCCGAACACGTCAAATTCCCTAAAGACATTGAAGATGCCAAGAAGTTGGGCTTGGTCCTATCTCATTACAAGGACCGATATTTCTTTCAG GTGTTAGGAGGTGTATTGGTGACGTATTTGTTCCTGCAAACCTTTGCCATTCCCGGCTCGATTTTTCTATCGATTGTGTCGGGCTTTCTGTTCCCTTTCCCTGTGGCTTTACTAGTG ATATGTTTCTGCTCGGCGACGGGCGCCTCATTTTGTTATTTATTGAGTTATTTGGTGGGTCGACGACTAGTCAAGACCTATTTACCGGAGCGTGCAGCTTCATGGTCCGAAAAAGTCCAGCATCACCAGAGCAATCTTCTAAGTTACATCATCTTTCTCAG AATCACTCCCTTCCTGCCAAATTGGTTCATCAATATTGTCTCTCCGGTGATCGACGTTCCTTTGGGTCCATTTTGGTTCGGAACATTCGTGGGTGTGGCACCGCCTTCTTTCGTGGCCATTCAG GCCGGAACGACCCTTCAGCAAATGACTTCCACAGCTGAGGCCTTGACATTCCAGTCAGTGGCCTTGTTGGTCGTGTTCGCTCTCTTGAGCATCGTCCCCGTCATCTTCAGGGATAG GAAAAAGATACGGGCATTCTTCGTGATGGGCTATGCCCATTGTCAGAAGCTCACAATGACGCGCTCGTCCTGTTGTTGGGGGTCACACCCACATGCTCATGGCACTCCCGAATCGACGCCATCTTCTCCTTTAGCCTTTCCTTCTTCACAAGTATCACAGCCAACAATAAGTCTTTCGATTCCGCCTTGTCCAGAAAGTGAAGATAACTCCCAGTTTTGTCAG AATGAAGTCCAAGTTCGATTAGAGGATGACGAGATTCCTTACGATATGAAGCACTCGGTTCTCTCGTGA
- the LOC131878338 gene encoding uncharacterized protein LOC131878338 isoform X4: MECSRRLFLKKCGCQPYFYPIRGKDMKVCGIHDVDCSFDASKMAQMLAFPSSSVQIELNELGLLCSCPSSCNEVIYSIETSSAPFPSEMAYQSSETIQQTVAKGKGKVDLRFLQRKEPQTRSTHQMHLTANKPESAISCLHSNLAIKQAFDELFDKR; this comes from the exons ATGGAATGCTCTCGGAGACTCTTTCTCAAGAAATGCGGCTGCCAACCGTATTTTTACCCAA TCCGAGGTAAAGACATGAAGGTGTGTGGTATTCACGACGTGGATTGCTCTTTCGATGCCTCGAAAATGGCACAAATGTTGGCCTTCCCGTCATCATCAGTCCAAATCGAGCTCAACGAATTGGGCCTGTTATGCTCCTGTCCTTCGA GTTGCAATGAGGTGATCTACTCTATCGAAACATCCTCAGCCCCTTTTCCAAGCGAAATGGCATACCAAAGCAGCGAAACGATTCAACAAACCGTCgccaaaggcaaaggcaaagTGGACCTTCGATTCTTACA GCGGAAGGAACCTCAGACCAGGAGCACACATCAAATGCATCTCACTGCCAACAAACCAGAATCCGCCATTTCGTGTCTGCATTCAAATCTGGCCATAAAACAGGCTTTTGATGAGTTGTTTGATAAGCGGTGA
- the LOC131878338 gene encoding pickpocket protein 28-like isoform X2: MECSRRLFLKKCGCQPYFYPIRGKDMKVCGIHDVDCSFDASKMAQMLAFPSSSVQIELNELGLLCSCPSSCNEVIYSIETSSAPFPSEMAYQSSETIQQTVAKGKGKVDLRFLHQYRWTNGPFYGILVVECHQDCLLVLGAMVHPCFQAEGTSDQEHTSNASHCQQTRIRHFVSAFKSGHKTGF, translated from the exons ATGGAATGCTCTCGGAGACTCTTTCTCAAGAAATGCGGCTGCCAACCGTATTTTTACCCAA TCCGAGGTAAAGACATGAAGGTGTGTGGTATTCACGACGTGGATTGCTCTTTCGATGCCTCGAAAATGGCACAAATGTTGGCCTTCCCGTCATCATCAGTCCAAATCGAGCTCAACGAATTGGGCCTGTTATGCTCCTGTCCTTCGA GTTGCAATGAGGTGATCTACTCTATCGAAACATCCTCAGCCCCTTTTCCAAGCGAAATGGCATACCAAAGCAGCGAAACGATTCAACAAACCGTCgccaaaggcaaaggcaaagTGGACCTTCGATTCTTACA CCAATATCGGTGGACTAATGGGCCTTTTTATGGGATTCTCGTTGTTGAGTGCCATCAAGATTGTCTACTGGTTCTTGGTGCGATGGTTCATCCTTGTTTTCAGGCGGAAGGAACCTCAGACCAGGAGCACACATCAAATGCATCTCACTGCCAACAAACCAGAATCCGCCATTTCGTGTCTGCATTCAAATCTGGCCATAAAACAGGCTTTTGA
- the LOC131878338 gene encoding uncharacterized protein LOC131878338 isoform X3: MECSRRLFLKKCGCQPYFYPIRGKDMKVCGIHDVDCSFDASKMAQMLAFPSSSVQIELNELGLLCSCPSSCNEVIYSIETSSAPFPSEMAYQSSETIQQTVAKGKGKVDLRFLQSLVASDVFVLKRRPRWCTFSSKTNSSSSTNEIHCTVSKTLSPISVD, from the exons ATGGAATGCTCTCGGAGACTCTTTCTCAAGAAATGCGGCTGCCAACCGTATTTTTACCCAA TCCGAGGTAAAGACATGAAGGTGTGTGGTATTCACGACGTGGATTGCTCTTTCGATGCCTCGAAAATGGCACAAATGTTGGCCTTCCCGTCATCATCAGTCCAAATCGAGCTCAACGAATTGGGCCTGTTATGCTCCTGTCCTTCGA GTTGCAATGAGGTGATCTACTCTATCGAAACATCCTCAGCCCCTTTTCCAAGCGAAATGGCATACCAAAGCAGCGAAACGATTCAACAAACCGTCgccaaaggcaaaggcaaagTGGACCTTCGATTCTTACA ATCTCTTGTTGCCTCTGACGTCTTTGTTTTAAAGAGGAGACCTCGTTGGTGCacgttttcttcaaaaacgaATTCATCATCCAGTACAAACGAGATACATTGTACGGTATCAAAGACTTTATCT CCAATATCGGTGGACTAA